From the genome of Epinephelus moara isolate mb chromosome 10, YSFRI_EMoa_1.0, whole genome shotgun sequence, one region includes:
- the LOC126396160 gene encoding elongation factor 2-like, with amino-acid sequence MVNFTVDQIRAIMDKKANIRNMSVIAHVDHGKSTLTDSLVSKAGIIASARAGETRFTDTRKDEQERCITIKSTAISLFYELSENDLAFIKQSKDGAGFLINLIDSPGHVDFSSEVTAALRVTDGALVVVDCVSGVCVQTETVLRQAIGERIKPVLMMNKMDRALLELQLEPEDLYQTFQRIVESVNVIISTYGEDENGPMGNLMVDPVVGTVGFGSGLHGWAFTLKQFAEMYAAKFAAKGNTQMSPAEHCKKVEDMMKKLWGDRYFDATAGKFLKTATGADGTKYPRTFVALILDPIFKVFDAIMNFKKEETAKLIQKLEIKLDNEDKDKEGKPLLKAVMRRWLPAGEALLQMIAIHLPSPVTAQKYRCELLYEGPGDDEAAMGIKNCDPKAPVMVYISKMVPTSDKGRFYAFGRVFSGSVSTGLKVRIMGPNYVPGKKDDLYLKPIQRTILMMGRYVEPIEDVPCGNIVGLVGVDQFLVKTGTITTFEHAHNMRVMKFSVSPVVRVAVEAKNPADLPKLVEGLKRLSKSDPMVQCIIEESGEHIVAGAGELHLEICLKDLEEDHACIPLKKSDPVVSYRETVSEESSVVCLSKSPNKHNRLFMKARPFEDGLAEDIEKGDVSSRQELKARARYLADKYEWDVTEARKIWCFGPDGTGPNLLVDVTKGVQYLNEIKDSVVAGFQWAVKEGALCEENMRAIRFDIHDVTLHTDAIHRGGGQIIPTARRALYACQLTAEPKVMEPVYLVEIQCPAAAVGGIYGVLTRRRGHVFEEVSVMGTPMRVTKAYLPVMESFGFTADLRSNTGGQAFPQCVFDHWQILPGDPTDPASKPGIVITETRKRKGLKEGVPALDNYLDKL; translated from the exons ATG GTGAACTTTACCGTCGACCAGATCCGTGCCATCATGGACAAGAAGGCCAACATCCGTAACATGTCTGTGATTGCGCACGTCGATCATGGAAAGTCAACCCTGACAGACTCCCTTGTGTCAAAGGCTGGCATCATTGCCTCAGCCCGTGCTGGAGAGACCCGTTTTACCGACACACGCAAAGATGAACAGGAACGCTGCATTACCATCAAGTCAAC AGCCATCTCCCTTTTCTACGAGCTGTCCGAAAATGACTTGGCCTTCATTAAGCAGTCCAAGGATGGTGCTGGCTTCTTGATCAACCTGATTGACTCACCAGGACACGTTGACTTCTCCTCAGAAGTGACTGCTGCTCTCCGTGTCACTGACGGAGCCCTGGTTGTAGTGGATTGTGTGTCTG gtgtttgtgtgcaaaCTGAGACAGTGCTCCGTCAGGCCATTGGTGAGCGCATCAAGCCAGTCCTGATGATGAACAAGATGGACCGTGCCTTGCTGGAGTTGCAGCTTGAACCTGAAGACCTTTACCAGACTTTCCAGCGTATTGTGGAGTCAGTCAATGTCATCATCTCCACTTACGGAGAAGATGAGAATGGACCCATGGGCAACCTCATG GTCGACCCAGTCGTCGGTACTGTTGGCTTTGGTTCAGGACTCCATGGCTGGGCTTTCACCCTGAAGCAGTTTGCTGAGATGTATGCAGCCAAGTTTGCTGCCAAGGGCAACACCCAGATGTCACCGGCTGAGCACTGCAAGAAGGTGGAAGATATGATGAAGAAGCTGTGGGGTGATAG GTACTTCGATGCAACCGCTGGAAAGTTCCTCAAAACCGCTACTGGAGCTGATGGCACCAAGTATCCCCGCACCTTTGTTGCTCTTATCCTGGACCCCATCTTCAAG GTGTTTGATGCCATCATGAACTTTAAGAAGGAGGAAACTGCCAAACTGATCCAGAAGCTGGAAATCAAGTTGGATAATGAAGACAAGGACAAGGAGGGTAAGCCTCTCCTGAAGGCTGTGATGCGTCGCTGGCTGCCGGCCGGAGAAGCTCTTCTGCAAATGATCGCCATCCACCTGCCTTCCCCCGTCACTGCTCAGAAGTACCGCTGCGAGCTGCTCTATGAAGGACCTGGAGACGATGAGGCCGCCATGG gtATTAAGAACTGCGACCCCAAGGCTCCCGTGATGGTTTACATCTCAAAGATGGTCCCCACCAGTGACAAGGGTCGCTTCTATGCTTTTGGCCGCGTCTTCTCTGGGTCTGTCTCCACTGGCCTGAAAGTGCGCATTATGGGACCAAACTATGTCCCTGGAAAGAAGGACGACCTCTACTTGAAGCCGATTCAGAG GACCATTTTGATGATGGGTCGTTATGTTGAGCCCATTGAAGATGTGCCATGTGGTAACATCGTGGGTCTGGTTGGAGTGGACCAGTTCCTTGTCAAGACTGGAACAATCACCACCTTCGAGCACGCACACAACATGAGAGTGATGAAGTTCAGTGTCAGCCCTGTGGTGAGAGTTGCTGTGGAGGCCAAAAACCCTGCTGACCTGCCCAAACTGGTGGAGGGTTTGAAGCGTCTGTCCAAGTCCGATCCTATGGTGCAGTGCATCATTGAGGAATCTGGAGAGCATATCGTTGCTGGAGCTGGTGAGCTGCATCTGGAGATCTGTCTGAAGGATCTGGAGGAGGATCATGCTTGCATTCCACTCAAG aAATCTGATCCAGTGGTGTCCTACAGGGAGACCGTCAGCGAAGAATCAAGTGTCGTGTGTCTGTCAAAGTCACCCAACAAGCACAATCGTCTGTTCATGAAGGCCCGTCCCTTCGAAGATGGCCTGGCAGAGGATATTGAGAAAGGTGATGTGTCCAGTCGTCAGGAGTTGAAGGCCCGCGCCCGCTACCTTGCTGATAAGTATGAATGGGATGTCACTGAGGCCAGAAAAATCTGGTGCTTTGGACCTGACGGAACTGGCCCCAACCTTTTGGTGGATGTGACCAAGGGAGTACAGTACCTTAATGAGATCAAGGACAGCGTTGTGGCTGGGTTCCAGTGGGCAGTCAAGGAG GGTGCCCTCTGTGAAGAGAACATGCGTGCCATTCGCTTCGACATTCATGATGTGACTCTGCATACAGATGCTATTCACCGTGGTGGCGGTCAGATTATTCCCACAGCTCGCAGAGCTCTGTATGCATGTCAGCTCACAGCTGAGCCCAAAGTAATGGAGCCTGTCTACCTGGTGGAGATCCAG tgtcctgcagctgctgtagGTGGAATCTATGGTGTGCTAACCAGGAGGCGTGGCCACGTGTTTGAGGAGGTCTCTGTTATGGGAACACCCATGCGCGTCACCAAGGCTTACCTGCCTGTCATGGAGTCATTTG GTTTCACAGCTGACCTTCGTTCCAACACTGGTGGCCAGGCCTTCCCACAGTGTGTGTTCGACCATTGGCAGATCCTCCCCGGAGACCCAACCGACCCCGCAAGCAAGCCTGGCATCGTCATCACGGAAACACGCAAACG